GTTCTTATCTGAAGAACTGTCGTGCTGACCAAGAATATAATCAAGTGCTTTAAACAGTCTTTCCATAACCATTTGATATGATTCGCCGCCAGGGGTGCAATTATATCTCTTATTTGAAAGCCACAGCTTATGCTCTTCATCATATAAAGAAAGAATCTCATCCCAGGTATGCCCTTCAAACAATCCCAGATTCATTTCTTCCAGGCCTCTAACTATTTCATATCCTGTATGGAAATGCTCATCTACTATCTGCGCAGTTTTTACAGCTCTAGCCTGATAGCTGGTGTATATCTTTTCAAAAGAAATATCTCTATCTTCAAGATTCTTGCAAAGAAGTTGCGCCTGCGCTATTCCATTCTCATTCAAAGGAATATCAGTCGTACCTTGAACTTTTCCTATTATATTCCAATCTGTTTGTCCATGTCTCGCAAAATATATCTTCACAATTCCCTCTTTTCATACTCCATGCGAATAAAATCTTTGGCATCCCCAGAAGTTGTAAATCT
The sequence above is a segment of the Butyrivibrio proteoclasticus B316 genome. Coding sequences within it:
- a CDS encoding histidine phosphatase family protein; the protein is MKIYFARHGQTDWNIIGKVQGTTDIPLNENGIAQAQLLCKNLEDRDISFEKIYTSYQARAVKTAQIVDEHFHTGYEIVRGLEEMNLGLFEGHTWDEILSLYDEEHKLWLSNKRYNCTPGGESYQMVMERLFKALDYILGQHDSSSDKNLLIISHGAVIMTLLAMKRNIPFEQSHTIEVDNASPIEFSIEELEWIRERL